Proteins encoded by one window of Vitis riparia cultivar Riparia Gloire de Montpellier isolate 1030 chromosome 11, EGFV_Vit.rip_1.0, whole genome shotgun sequence:
- the LOC117924922 gene encoding polyol transporter 5-like yields MAMDTPEQPTVVESHQPQASEAGGASRKKSSLNKFSLVCALLASTCSILLGYDIGVMSGAVLYIKDEIHISSVQVEILVGSLNVCSLIGSLASGKTSDLIGRRYTIVLAAATFLIGALLMSLAPSYLFLMAGRVVAGIGVGYSLMIAPVYTAELSPAMTRGFLTSLPEVFITFGILLGYIANYALAGLPPKINWRMMLGIAAVPAIVIGISVIGMPESPRWLVMKGRISQAKQILIRTSDDEEEAELRLSEIMREASTTTSAEWSGQGVWMELLCRPSKPIRRILVAAIGMNFFMQASGNDAVVYYSPAVFENAGINDRRQLVGVTIIMGITKTAFVLVSALFLDRYGRRPLLLLGSIGMAVSLGGLALGSKYLEDSEHKPTWAIALCVVAVCADVSFFSIGLGPITWVYSSEIFPTRLRAQGTSMAVSVNRLVSGVVAMTFLSISKAITFGGMFLVFCGVMVIGSIFFYFFIPETKGKSLEDIATLFEDKPLRTDSTID; encoded by the exons ATGGCGATGGACACTCCAGAGCAGCCCACTGTGGTTGAATCCCATCAACCTCAGGCTTCAGAGGCTGGCGGTGCTTCTCGCAAAAAGTCTTCTCTCAACAAATTTTCGCTTGTCTGTGCGCTTCTTGCTTCCACTTGCTCTATTCTATTGGGTTATG aCATTGGGGTGATGAGCGGTGCCGTGCTTTACATTAAGGATGAAATCCACATCAGTTCAGTTCAAGTGGAGATATTGGTGGGGTCTCTGAATGTGTGTTCTTTGATCGGATCACTCGCCTCCGGCAAGACTTCCGATTTGATTGGTAGGCGCTACACCATTGTCTTGGCTGCAGCCACCTTTCTAATTGGTGCACTGCTAATGAGTCTTGCACCCTCATATCTGTTCCTCATGGCCGGAAGGGTGGTGGCCGGAATCGGCGTCGGGTACTCCCTCATGATCGCACCAGTCTACACCGCCGAGCTTTCTCCGGCCATGACCCGAGGCTTCCTCACTTCACTCCCTGAAGTCTTCATCACCTTCGGTATCCTACTGGGCTACATCGCCAACTACGCCTTGGCAGGCCTCCCACCGAAAATCAACTGGAGAATGATGCTCGGTATCGCGGCAGTGCCAGCAATCGTCATCGGAATCAGTGTAATTGGAATGCCTGAATCCCCTCGGTGGCTCGTCATGAAAGGCCGGATAAGCCAGGCAAAGCAAATTCTGATCAGAACATCCGATGATGAAGAGGAGGCTGAGTTGAGACTCTCCGAAATCATGAGAGAGGCTTCCACCACCACCTCTGCCGAGTGGAGTGGACAAGGGGTTTGGATGGAATTGCTCTGCAGGCCGTCCAAGCCCATCCGTCGAATCCTCGTAGCAGCAATAGGAATGAATTTTTTCATGCAAGCTTCAGGAAATGACGCCGTTGTGTACTACTCGCCGGCGGTGTTCGAGAACGCAGGAATAAACGACCGGAGACAGCTGGTGGGGGTGACGATCATCATGGGAATTACCAAGACGGCATTCGTTTTGGTCTCCGCACTTTTCTTGGACCGTTACGGGAGACGGCCCCTTCTGTTATTGGGGTCAATAGGCATGGCCGTATCGCTAGGTGGGCTAGCGTTGGGCTCCAAATATCTGGAAGACTCGGAACACAAGCCCACATGGGCCATTGCTTTGTGCGTGGTGGCAGTGTGCGCCGATGTGTCCTTCTTCTCAATTGGGCTGGGGCCCATCACGTGGGTGTACTCGTCTGAGATATTTCCGACGAGGCTCCGAGCACAGGGTACGAGCATGGCCGTATCCGTGAACCGGTTGGTGAGTGGGGTGGTGGCCATGACATTTCTGAGCATTTCCAAGGCCATTACATTTGGAGGTATGTTTTTAGTGTTCTGCGGAGTCATGGTGATCGGTTCaattttcttctacttctttatacCGGAAACCAAGGGCAAGTCACTAGA
- the LOC117925057 gene encoding uncharacterized protein LOC117925057, with protein sequence MASTSLSVPVPTRLRPFNSSNPNPRFPTSSASFKLFASSLKPSTSVEHGSADQFLQNNSIADFMRFKKGILGGSNGELQTAVVTYRKKFPWSLLQPFRQVDLVSTIHIADKEYFATLQKELEPYDCVLYEMVASRESLENRRNPAATKRLKSSRSRGFNILGCIQRQMARVLMLDFQLDCLDYQAENWYHADLDYETFKLLQVEKGESFFTFARDMTLKSTKAMVLPASIPENLGFWRSKLLWASRVLPMPLVGLLIIGSVCADTGTQASEYPELEALSRLDFGAAMKVFLAKRLTSEFTQVTADVEEKSVIIGERNRAAVEALRRAMDEGHNKIAILYGGGHMPDLGRRLREEFDLIPSQVQWVTAWSIRNRYLKSSSLPFLKAMAEVSGWPLNRYQTLALAIFSSVLALDLWFWELFFGTAVNWVSHLGSQVVQYVENSRLM encoded by the exons ATGGCCTCGACTTCTCTCTCCGTACCCGTTCCCACCAGACTCAGACCCTTCAACTCCTCTAACCCTAATCCCAGATTCCCAACTTCGTCAGCTTCTTTCAAGTTATTCGCATCTTCTCTCAAGCCATCGACGTCGGTCGAACATGGGTCCGCCGACCAGTTTCTTCAGAACAATTCCATTGCTGATTTTATGAGATTCAAAAAAGGGATACTTGGAGGGAGCAACGGCGAGTTGCAGACGGCTGTCGTCACTTACAGAAAGAAGTTCCCTTGGTCTCTTCTTCAACCCTTTCGTCAG GTTGATTTGGTCTCTACGATTCACATTGCGGACAAAGA GTACTTTGCAACCCTCCAGAAGGAACTTGAACCCTACGACTGTGTCCTTTACGAGATGGTGGCCAGTAGAGAGAGTTTAGAGAATAGAAGAAACCCTGCTGCTACAAAAAGGCTCAAAAGTTCACGTTCACGAGGCTTTAACATTCTTGGATGCATTCAACGACAGATGGCTCGAGTTCTTATGCTTGATTTTCAATTAGATTGTCTTGATTACCAAGCTGAGAATTGGTACCATGCTGATCTTGACTATGAGACTTTCAAGTTACTTCAG GTTGAGAAAGGTGAGAGTTTCTTCACATTTGCTAGAGATATGACTCTTAAATCAACAAAAGCCATGGTGCTGCCTGCTTCAATTCCAGAAAACCTCGGTTTTTGGAGATCCAAGCTTCTGTGGGCCTCTCGTGTGTTACCTATGCCACTTGTTGGCCTTCTCATTATTGGAAGTGTTTGTGCGGATACTGGAACTCAGGCATCAGAATATCCCGAGCTAGAAGCCTTGTCCAGACTTGATTTTGGTGCAGCAATGAAGGTCTTTCTGGCAAAGCGACTGACATCCGA GTTCACACAGGTGACAGCGGATGTAGAGGAGAAATCTGTGATCATTGGGGAGAGGAACAGAGCTGCAGTGGAGGCACTAAGGAGAGCAATGGATGAAGGCCACAACAAAATCGCTATACTATATGGCGGGGGACACATGCCAGACCTGGGTAGGCGATTAAGAGAGGAGTTCGACCTCATACCGTCCCAGGTGCAGTGGGTAACCGCTTGGTCCATAAGGAATCGATATTTAAAGAGCAGTTCCCTTCCATTCCTCAAGGCCATGGCTGAAGTCTCCGGTTGGCCACTGAACAGGTACCAGACTCTGGCCCTCGCCATATTTTCATCGGTCCTGGCTTTGGATCTCTGGTTCTGGGAGCTCTTTTTCGGCACGGCTGTGAACTGGGTCTCCCATCTTGGCTCTCAAGTTGTTCAATATGTTGAAAATTCAAGGCTGATGTGA
- the LOC117925056 gene encoding ribulose bisphosphate carboxylase/oxygenase activase, chloroplastic has product MPLPLDQRSRSSKPTTIHGCAQSGDLLALQKLLRDNPSLLNDRNPVMAQTPLHVSSGYNNVEIVKFLLNWQGAEKVELEAKNMYGETPLHMAAKNGCNAAAQLLLAHGAIVEAKANNGMTPLHLAVWYSLRAEDCSTVKTLLEYNADCSSKDNEGMTPLNHLSQGPGSEKLRELLHRCLDEQIKRRALEACSETKAKMDELEDALSNIVGLNDLKSQLRRWAKGMLLDERRKALGLKVGSRKPPHMAFLGNPGTGKTMVARVLGRLLHMVGVLPTDKVTEVQRTDLVGEFVGHTGPKTRRKIKEAEGGILFVDEAYRLIPMQKSDDKDYGLEALEEIMSVMDSGKVVVIFAGYSEPMKRVISSNEGFCRRVTKFFHFGDFNSQELAKILNLKMNNQTEDSLLYGFRLHPSCSVDSVAALIERETTEKQRKEMNGGLVDPMLVNARENLDLRLSFECIDTDELLTITIEDLEAGLSLLSQQVQHD; this is encoded by the exons ATGCCTCTGCCTCTGGATCAACGCTCCAGATCTTCCAAGCCCACCACCATCCATGGCTGTGCTCAGTCCGGTGATCTTCTCGCCCTTCAGAAGCTACTTCGGGACAACCCTTCTCTCCTCAACGACCGAAACCCTGTT ATGGCACAGACACCGCTTCATGTTTCTTCTGGTTACAACAATGTTGAGATAGTAAAGTTTCTGCTCAATTGGCAAGGAGCTGAAAAGGTGGAGTTGGAAGCAAAGAACATG TACGGAGAAACTCCATTGCATATGGCAGCAAAGAATGGTTGCAATGCAGCTGCACAGTTGCTTCTTGCTCATGGTGCTATTGTTGAAGCCAAAGCAAAT AATGGAATGACACCATTACACCTTGCTGTTTGGTACTCACTCCGGGCTGAAGACTGCTCAACTGTCAAGACTTTGCTCGAGTACAATGCTGATTGCAGTTCTAAAGACAAT GAGGGTATGACTCCCCTTAATCATCTCTCACAAGGCCCAGGAAGTGAGAAGTTGCGGGAACTTCTGCATCGGTGTTTGGATGAGCAGATAAAACGAAGAGCCCTTGAAGCATGCAGTGAGACAAAAGCTAAGATGGATGAACTTGAAGATGCATTATCAAATATTGTGGGTTTGAATGACCTAAAGTCACAACTTCGGAGATGGGCAAAGGGCATGCTTTTGGACGAAAGGCGCAAGGCCCTTGGGCTAAAAGTTGGCAGCCGAAAACCACCTCATATGGCTTTCCTTGGCAATCCTGGAACTG GTAAAACTATGGTTGCGAGAGTCCTTGGAAGATTACTACACATGGTGGGAGTTTTACCTACTGACAAAGTGACTGAAGTCCAGCGGACTGATTTGGTTGGGGAATTTGTTGGTCATACAGGACCAAAGACAAGAAGAAAA ATCAAAGAAGCAGAGGGAGGAATTCTCTTTGTAGACGAAGCCTACAGACTTATACCTATGCAGAAGTCAGATGATAAAGACTATGGGTTGGAAGCCTTAGAGGAGATAATGTCTGTCATGGACAGTGGGAAAGTAGTAGTCATCTTTGCTGGCTACAGCGAACCAATGAAGCGGGTGATCTCGTCAAATGAAGGCTTTTGCAGAAGGGTGACAAAGTTTTTCCATTTTGGTGACTTCAATTCACAAGAATTGGCCAAGATTCTGAATCTGAAAATGAACAATCAGACAGAAGACAGCTTGTTGTATGGATTCAGATTACATCCTTCATGCAGTGTGGACTCCGTTGCAGCACTGATAGAGAGAGAAACAACAGAAAAGCAGAGGAAGGAGATGAATGGAGGGTTGGTTGATCCAATGCTGGTGAATGCTAGAGAGAATTTGGACCTCAGGCTGAGTTTTGAGTGTATAGATACAGATGAACTACTTACCATCACCATAGAGGATTTAGAAGCTGGCCTTAGCCTATTATCACAGCAAGTCCAGCATGactaa